The Kaustia mangrovi genome has a segment encoding these proteins:
- a CDS encoding GntR family transcriptional regulator — protein sequence MSAADQDMVANGSAARGGTVDRLVEHLRDGIINSRYAPGQRLIEADLTREMGVSRGPLREAFRRLAAEGLLEIVPNRGAFVRRLSFREMTELFQIRTALEALAVRSAALAIDEDGNRARFEAAIAPIWNEAPRLSGAAYHEENRLFHQAIFDICGNIQLTELARQLQLPLIMLQLSGVMTGDMYADSVLEHREIAQAILNGDPDASEKALRRHLDRAAKIVEDMPRTIFRS from the coding sequence ATGTCAGCCGCCGATCAGGATATGGTCGCGAACGGGTCCGCCGCCCGGGGCGGGACGGTGGATCGTCTGGTGGAGCACTTGCGCGACGGCATCATCAACAGCCGCTACGCGCCGGGCCAGCGTCTCATCGAGGCCGATCTCACCCGCGAGATGGGGGTGAGCCGCGGCCCGCTGCGCGAGGCCTTCCGCCGGCTGGCCGCGGAGGGGCTTCTGGAGATCGTGCCCAATCGCGGGGCGTTCGTGCGCCGGCTGTCGTTCCGGGAAATGACGGAGCTGTTCCAGATCCGCACCGCGCTGGAGGCGCTGGCTGTCCGGTCGGCGGCGCTCGCCATCGACGAGGATGGCAACCGTGCCCGCTTCGAGGCCGCGATCGCGCCGATCTGGAACGAGGCCCCGCGCCTGTCGGGGGCGGCCTATCACGAGGAGAACCGGCTGTTCCACCAGGCGATCTTCGATATTTGCGGCAATATCCAGCTGACCGAGCTGGCCCGTCAGTTGCAGCTTCCCCTGATCATGCTTCAGCTCTCCGGCGTGATGACGGGCGACATGTATGCCGATTCCGTGCTCGAGCACCGCGAGATCGCGCAGGCGATCCTGAACGGCGATCCGGACGCCTCCGAGAAGGCCCTGCGGCGCCATCTCGACCGTGCCGCCAAGATCGTCGAGGACATGCCGCGCACGATCTTCCGGAGCTGA